The following are encoded together in the Scomber japonicus isolate fScoJap1 chromosome 20, fScoJap1.pri, whole genome shotgun sequence genome:
- the foxi1 gene encoding forkhead box protein I1, giving the protein MNAFGHQPSNQQTSPIQHHSAQEILDMAVYCDNYGVYQQNLHHHHPQRPPTHPSSYGLGEYTSPSTNPYLWLNGPSINSSPYLPGNNGTSYIQSGYGSNQRQFLPPPTGFGGADLGWLSISSQQELFKMVRPPYSYSALIAMAIQNAQDKKLTLSQIYQYVAENFPFYKKSKAGWQNSIRHNLSLNDCFKKVARDEDDPGKGNYWTLDPNCEKMFDNGNFRRKRKRRADLNGADSTTLPVKSEDAPHKLSDTASLLSSSPPSLHGSPASTEPKSSPSPSAEHSPCFSSFVSSVNSLLAGSGSTDGSRGSERDFGSGHVSGGLSQTREGMSGLGSYSPTLISPLNSDTNRMNYYTSVQSLSNHFSVNNLIYSREGTEV; this is encoded by the exons ATGAACGCTTTTGGACACCAACCATCTAACCAGCAGACCAGTCCTATTCAGCACCACAGCGCTCAGGAGATCCTGGACATGGCCGTCTACTGCGACAATTACGGTGTTTACCAACAgaacctccaccaccaccacccacagaGGCCGCCGACGCACCCTTCCAGCTACGGCCTCGGCGAGTACACCTCCCCGTCCACGAATCCTTACCTATGGCTGAACGGACCCAGCATCAACTCCTCTCCATATCTTCCCGGGAACAACGGCACGTCCTACATTCAGTCTGGATACGGGTCAAACCAGAGGCAGTTCTTACCACCTCCCACAGGGTTTGGTGGAGCAGACCTGGGGTGGCTGTCCATATCAAGCCAGCAGGAGCTCTTCAAGATGGTTAGACCACCTTACTCCTACTCAGCACTGATAGCGATGGCCATACAGAACGCCCAAGACAAAAAGTTGACGCTTAGTCAGATCTATCAGTATGTTGCTGAAAACTTCCCTTTCTACAAGAAGAGCAAAGCTGGATGGCAAAACTCAATCCGCCACAATTTATCACTAAACGACTGCTTCAAAAAAGTGGCACGAGATGAGGATGACCCCG GCAAGGGGAACTACTGGACGCTGGACCCCAACTGTGAAAAGATGTTCGACAATGGAAACTTCAGGcgaaagagaaaaaggagagctGACTTAAACGGAGCTGACAGCACCACTCTCCCCGTCAAGTCAGAGGACGCTCCCCACAAGCTCTCGGACACCGCCAGTCTACTGAGCTCTTCCCCGCCCAGCCTGCACGGATCCCCGGCCTCCACGGAACCCAAGTCGTCGCCGTCTCCGTCAGCAGAGCACAGCCCGTGTTTCAGCAGCTTCGTGTCCAGCGTGAACTCGCTGTTGGCGGGCAGCGGCAGCACCGACGGCTCCAGGGGTTCAGAGCGGGACTTCGGCTCTGGGCATGTCTCTGGGGGATTGTCGCAGACCAGAGAGGGCATGTCCGGACTGGGCTCCTACTCGCCTACTTTAATTTCTCCTCTGAACTCTGACACCAACAGAATGAACTATTACACATCTGTACAGAGCCTCTCCAACCATTTCAGTGTTAATAACCTCATATACAGCCGAGAAGGAACCGAGGTGTAA